The Bacteroidales bacterium genome window below encodes:
- a CDS encoding acyl-CoA carboxylase subunit beta, translating to MSIERKIKELFDLREKAYQGGGKKRVDSQHAKGKLTARERILLLLDEGSFEEFDMFVTHNCTDFGIDKESYLTDGVITGYGTIDGRLVYVFSQDFTIFGGSLSEAYANKICKIMDQAMNVGAPVIGINDSGGARIQEGVKSLAGYAEIFERNILASGVIPQISMVFGPCAGGAVYSPALTDFIMMSKENSYMFVTGPKVVKTVTGETVTDQELGGAKVHASKSGVAHFIAENEKEGINTVRKLLSYLPSNNMEDAPFVDCSDPINRLDDNLNKIIPDNPNKPYDVKDVIKSIVDNNDFLEVHSFYAQNIVVGFARMGGMSVGIVANQPCFLAGVLDIEASKKGARFVRFCDAFNIPIVTLVDVPGFLPGTQQEYGGIITNGAKLLFAYGEATVPKITVTLRKSYGGAHDVMGSKQLRADINYAWPTAEIAVMGAKGAVEVLEGKTLKKMEDEAEKQKFIEEKENEYTAKFASPYQAAKYGFIDDVIEPRNTRYRVIRALQATATKRQSLPPKKHSNLPL from the coding sequence ATGTCAATAGAACGAAAAATTAAAGAATTATTTGATTTGCGTGAAAAAGCATATCAAGGAGGCGGTAAAAAAAGAGTTGATTCACAACATGCAAAAGGAAAACTTACTGCAAGAGAAAGAATTCTATTACTACTTGATGAAGGTAGTTTTGAAGAATTTGATATGTTTGTAACACACAACTGCACTGATTTTGGAATTGACAAAGAAAGTTATCTTACAGATGGCGTAATTACAGGTTATGGTACAATTGATGGAAGGTTGGTATATGTTTTTTCACAAGACTTTACAATTTTTGGCGGCTCACTGTCAGAGGCTTATGCAAACAAAATTTGCAAAATCATGGATCAAGCTATGAATGTGGGAGCTCCAGTAATTGGAATTAATGACTCCGGCGGCGCTCGTATCCAAGAAGGTGTTAAAAGTTTAGCAGGATATGCTGAAATTTTCGAACGCAACATACTCGCTTCTGGTGTAATTCCTCAAATTTCTATGGTTTTTGGTCCCTGTGCCGGAGGAGCTGTATATTCGCCAGCATTAACAGACTTTATTATGATGTCTAAAGAAAACAGCTACATGTTTGTAACAGGTCCAAAAGTTGTAAAAACTGTTACTGGAGAAACTGTTACCGACCAAGAACTTGGTGGAGCAAAAGTACATGCTTCAAAATCAGGAGTTGCTCATTTTATTGCTGAAAATGAAAAAGAAGGAATTAACACAGTTCGTAAATTGTTAAGCTACTTACCTTCTAATAATATGGAAGATGCTCCTTTCGTAGATTGCTCCGACCCAATAAATCGTTTAGATGATAATTTGAACAAAATTATCCCTGATAATCCAAACAAACCTTACGATGTAAAAGACGTTATCAAAAGCATAGTTGACAACAACGATTTTCTAGAGGTTCATAGCTTTTATGCTCAAAACATAGTTGTAGGTTTTGCAAGAATGGGCGGCATGTCTGTTGGTATTGTAGCCAATCAGCCTTGTTTCTTAGCAGGAGTTCTTGATATAGAAGCCTCTAAAAAAGGAGCACGTTTTGTACGTTTCTGCGATGCTTTCAACATTCCAATCGTAACATTAGTAGATGTTCCTGGCTTTTTACCAGGCACACAACAAGAATATGGTGGAATTATCACCAATGGAGCAAAACTTTTATTTGCTTACGGCGAAGCTACTGTGCCAAAAATTACAGTTACTTTACGCAAATCTTATGGTGGCGCACACGACGTAATGGGTTCAAAACAATTAAGAGCTGATATAAATTACGCATGGCCAACTGCTGAAATTGCAGTTATGGGCGCTAAAGGAGCTGTTGAAGTACTTGAAGGTAAAACTTTAAAGAAAATGGAAGACGAAGCTGAAAAACAAAAATTCATTGAAGAAAAAGAAAATGAATATACAGCTAAATTTGCCTCTCCATATCAAGCTGCTAAATACGGATTTATTGACGACGTGATTGAACCAAGAAACACACGTTATCGCGTAATCCGAGCTTTGCAAGCTACAGCAACTAAAAGGCAAAGTTTACCACCAAAAAAACACAGTAATTTACCTCTATAA
- a CDS encoding TerC/Alx family metal homeostasis membrane protein: MSVGEQHLAFWIAFIVVYLIVFFIDMYATSHRKKEMTVGIALRWTGLWISIAVLYGVSILLFFPQNPDSDVSTKTVMFQKFLAGYFTEYSLSIDNLFVFIMIFSLMNVAEKNQPKLLKLGILLSIVLRILFIVLGMGLVERFHWIIYIFGVILLYTAYKMAFTNEDEKIDPKSNFLYKTASRWFPVDPDLDNPKFFTRINGKLHITMVMLVFLVIGSTDVLFAVDSIPAIIGVIKEGAEGVLTLEEENFLAITSNVFAVMGLVSLFFALKGIMGLFRYLKYGVSFILFFIGVKMMLPAIGFINKGAGEAIENFFSRNSWLSLTVIIGTLIFSILLSIIIKEKKDHDETSEKLNVSETENKKLRKQILKLKKEKKENKEN; this comes from the coding sequence ATGAGCGTAGGAGAACAGCATCTAGCCTTTTGGATCGCTTTTATTGTCGTATACTTAATTGTTTTTTTCATTGATATGTATGCAACATCTCATAGAAAAAAAGAAATGACTGTAGGTATTGCATTAAGATGGACAGGGTTATGGATAAGTATAGCAGTACTATATGGAGTTAGCATATTACTTTTCTTTCCACAAAATCCAGATAGTGATGTTAGTACAAAAACAGTAATGTTTCAAAAATTTTTAGCGGGTTATTTTACAGAATATTCATTATCTATAGATAACTTATTTGTTTTCATAATGATTTTTTCATTAATGAATGTTGCTGAAAAAAATCAACCAAAATTATTAAAATTAGGAATTTTACTGTCTATTGTTCTACGCATACTATTTATCGTATTAGGAATGGGTTTGGTTGAAAGATTCCATTGGATAATATACATCTTTGGCGTTATCTTGCTATACACTGCATATAAAATGGCATTTACAAACGAAGATGAAAAAATAGACCCAAAATCTAACTTCCTCTATAAAACAGCATCTAGGTGGTTTCCAGTAGATCCTGATTTAGACAATCCAAAATTCTTTACAAGAATAAATGGTAAATTGCACATAACAATGGTTATGCTAGTTTTTCTTGTAATTGGTTCTACTGACGTGTTATTTGCAGTAGATTCAATTCCAGCTATTATTGGCGTTATAAAAGAAGGTGCAGAAGGTGTTTTAACACTTGAAGAAGAAAATTTCTTAGCCATAACCTCCAATGTGTTTGCAGTAATGGGACTTGTATCTCTATTCTTTGCATTAAAAGGAATTATGGGCTTATTTAGATATTTAAAATATGGAGTAAGCTTTATATTATTCTTCATTGGTGTAAAAATGATGTTACCTGCTATCGGATTTATTAATAAAGGAGCAGGAGAAGCTATTGAAAATTTCTTCAGTAGAAACTCGTGGTTATCACTTACGGTAATAATTGGAACCTTAATTTTCTCAATTTTATTGTCAATAATCATAAAAGAGAAAAAAGATCATGATGAAACTTCAGAAAAATTAAATGTTTCTGAAACTGAAAACAAAAAATTGAGAAAACAAATTTTGAAATTAAAAAAAGAGAAAAAAGAAAACAAAGAAAATTAA
- a CDS encoding acetyl-CoA carboxylase biotin carboxyl carrier protein subunit (composes the biotin carboxyl carrier protein subunit of the acetyl-CoA carboxylase complex, the enzyme that catalyzes the carboxylation of acetyl-CoA to malonyl-CoA, which in turn controls the rate of fatty acid metabolism), translated as MKKFQFRINGKIYDVELLNMEGSSSQSTISQPITTTSPQAAPAPQAAAEPAKAPEASANAPAVSGKATGYVLSPLPGILRSYTVKPGDRVKEGDTVLILEAMKMENNIFAERDGVVLELLGQIGAAILEGDKLIALGD; from the coding sequence ATGAAAAAATTTCAATTCAGAATCAATGGGAAAATTTATGATGTAGAACTTTTAAATATGGAAGGCTCATCATCACAAAGCACAATATCACAACCCATAACAACAACTAGTCCACAAGCTGCACCAGCTCCACAAGCAGCAGCTGAACCTGCCAAAGCTCCAGAAGCCAGTGCAAATGCTCCTGCTGTTAGCGGAAAAGCTACAGGATATGTTCTATCTCCACTTCCAGGAATTTTAAGAAGCTATACTGTAAAGCCAGGCGACAGAGTAAAAGAAGGCGACACAGTATTAATACTTGAAGCAATGAAAATGGAAAATAACATTTTTGCAGAACGTGATGGCGTTGTTCTAGAACTATTAGGACAAATTGGCGCTGCTATTTTAGAAGGAGATAAACTAATTGCTTTAGGAGATTAA
- the mce gene encoding methylmalonyl-CoA epimerase — translation MKISHIEHIGIAVKNLEESIKFYEEVLGFKCYGIEEVKDQKVKTAFFMVGQTKIELLESTDPEGPIGKFIEKKGEGMHHMAFAVEDIENALKEVEAKGVRLIDQTPRMGAEGMTIAFLHPKSTIGVLTEFCENKNKK, via the coding sequence ATGAAAATTTCCCACATTGAACACATTGGAATCGCAGTTAAAAATCTAGAAGAAAGTATAAAATTTTATGAGGAAGTACTTGGTTTTAAATGCTATGGAATAGAAGAAGTAAAAGACCAAAAAGTAAAAACTGCATTTTTCATGGTTGGTCAAACTAAAATAGAACTACTGGAAAGCACAGACCCTGAAGGACCAATAGGTAAATTTATAGAGAAAAAAGGCGAAGGTATGCACCACATGGCTTTTGCAGTAGAAGATATTGAAAATGCACTTAAAGAAGTTGAAGCTAAAGGCGTAAGATTAATTGACCAAACACCTCGTATGGGTGCTGAAGGTATGACAATAGCATTTTTACATCCAAAATCAACAATTGGAGTGCTTACAGAATTTTGTGAAAATAAAAACAAAAAATAA